In the genome of Sardina pilchardus chromosome 14, fSarPil1.1, whole genome shotgun sequence, one region contains:
- the LOC134100461 gene encoding guanine nucleotide-binding protein subunit alpha-14-like gives MFDCCLSEEDRERARIHKAIERQLYRDKRDATRELKLLLLGTGESGKSTFIKQMRIIHGAGYSNDDRRGFITLIYQNIFQNINALIQAMGTLKISFVDDNNIQCAQLLSGVQAESMTSLEPQMIAAIKRVWADHGLQQCYERRREFQLSDSAKYYLSDIDRLSAVGYLPTEQDILRVRVPTTGIIEYPFDLSQVIFRMVDVGGQRSERRKWIHCFENVTSLIFLVALSEYDQVLYESHQENRMVESKALFKTIISSNWFTESSIILFLNKKDILQEKILKSHLVDYFPAYTGPKHDAESAQRFILKMYEQQDPDRQKSLYSHFTCATDTENIRFVFNAVKHTILQNNLEMFNLR, from the exons ATGTTTGACTGTTGTCTGTCGGAAGAAGACAGAGAACGCGCCCGAATTCACAAGGCGATTGAGAGACAACTGTACCGTGACAAAAGAGATGCGACAAGGGAGTTAAAACTTTTGCTCCTCG GAACAGGAGAAAGTGGGAAGAGTACTTTCATCAAACAGATGAGGATCATTCATGGCGCTGGCTACTCCAACGATGACCGAAGAGGCTTCATCACGCTGATCTACCAGAACATCTTCCAGAACATCAATGCCCTGATCCAGGCCATGGGCACCCTCAAAATCTCGTTTGTGGATGACAACAATATA CAATGTGCTCAGCTGCTCAGTGGCGTTCAGGCCGAGTCAATGACCAGTCTGGAGCCTCAGATGATTGCCGCCATCAAGCGGGTGTGGGCAGATCACGGACTACAGCAGTGCTACGAACGCCGAAGAGAGTTCCAGCTCTCAGACTCGGCCAAATA ttaccTGAGTGACATAGATAGGCTATCTGCGGTTGGTTACTTGCCCACGGAGCAGGACATTCTTAGGGTCAGGGTGCCAACCACGGGCATTATCGAGTACCCTTTTGATCTCTCACAGGTCATCTTCAG GATGGTGGATGTGGGAGGCCAGAGGTCAGAAAGGAGGAAGTGGATCCACTGCTTTGAGAACGTGACCTCCCTCATCTTCCTGGTGGCACTGAGTGAATATGACCAGGTGTTATACGAGAGTCACCAAGag AACCGTATGGTGGAGAGCAAAGCACTATTCAAGACCATCATCTCCTCCAACTGGTTCACAGAGTCCtccatcatcctcttcctcaacaAAAAAGACATTTTGCAGGAGAAGATTTTAAAGTCACACCTGGTAGACTACTTCCCTGCATATACTG GTCCCAAGCATGATGCTGAAAGTGCTCAGAGGTTCATTTTGAAGATGTACGAGCAGCAGGACCCGGACCGGCAGAAGTCTCTCTATTCCCATTTCACCTGTGCCACCGACACGGAAAACATCCGCTTCGTCTTCAATGCCGTCAAGCACACAATACTACAGAACAACCTGGAGATGTTCAATCTGCGCTAA